The Eremothecium gossypii ATCC 10895 chromosome IV, complete sequence genome contains a region encoding:
- the GLT1 gene encoding glutamate synthase (NADH) (Syntenic homolog of Saccharomyces cerevisiae YDL171C (GLT1)), whose product MSYLAFVYCLHSTSLVLVPTLSYCRLDTPGTHTHTHGYIQASDVTTDQRKVMLHSEPYDALQEAYEGGQPLGEQTELRGQDGHISWANAIPGKQGLYDPDYEKDACGVGFVANIKGEPSHKIVSDAKYLLCNMTHRGAVSTDGNGDGAGILVGIPHEFMQREFRMEAGVEVPAKHQYAVGNIFFKKDAAEVLEASKQTFGQLAESLDLRVLGWREVPHDSSILGSVALSREPTILQPLVVLKETYGQEISGEEFQAKYETTFRMQLYILRKQASTAIGIQNWFYVCSLNNRTIVYKGQLTPAQVYNYYHDLTNAHFKSHLALVHSRFSTNTFPSWDRAQPLRWLAHNGEINTLRGNKNWMRAKEGVMASAVFQDQLEKLYPIIEEGGSDSAALDNVLELLVINGVLSLPEAMCLMVPEAYHKDMDSNLKAWFDWAACLMEPWDGPALLTFTDGRYTGATLDRNGLRPCRFYITSDDRVICGSEVGVIPVANELVVCKGKLKPGDMLLVDTEKGEMVDTNMLKKEFSLRQDFKSWLSKVIKLDDLSEKTKKYTPQAFTPSHSTGHVQQDPRLLALGYTFEQVSLLLIPMALQGKEALGSMGNDAPLACLNEDPVLVYDYFRQLFAQVTNPPIDPIREANVMSLECFVGPQGNLLEMHPSQCDRLLLRSPVLMWDEFEALKNIEKVHPTWSTAHIDITFQKSEGLLGYTNAIERITQEASDAIEQGKKILMISDRKIDAEHVPISSLIAVGAIHHHLIRNKQRSQVALILETGEAREVHQFCVLLGYGCDGIFPYLAMETLVRMNNEGLVRNVNDDNSDITDEQLLHNYKEAIDGGILKVMSKMGISTLASYKGAQIFEALGIDNSVIDLCFAGTASRIKGVTFEYIAQDAFSLHERGYPSRFTIKRSVNLPEAGEYHWRDGGYKHVNEPSAIAALQDSVRNKNEDAWSMYVQKEMEAIRDCTLRGLLDLDYESSTAIPLEQVEPWTEIARRFATGAMSYGSISMEAHSTLAIAMNRLGAKSNCGEGGEDPERSIVHPNGDTMRSAIKQVASARFGVTSHYLSDADEIQIKIAQGAKPGEGGELPGHKVSKEIAKTRHSTPYVGLISPPPHHDIYSIEDLKQLIYDLKCANPRAGISVKLVSEVGVGIVASGVAKAKADHILVSGHDGGTGAARWTSVKYAGLPWELGLAETHQTLVLNDLRRNVVVQTDGQLRTGFDIAVAILLGAESFTLATIPLIAMGCVMLRKCHLNACAVGIATQDPVLRAKFQGQPEHVINFFYYLIQDLRKIMAKLGFRTVTEMVGHSEKLRKRDDVSTKALNIDLSPILTPGHVIRPGVPTSFTKKQDHKLHVRLDNKLIDEAEVTLDKGLPVTIDASIINTDRALGSTLSYRVSKRFGEHGLPQDTIVVKINGSAGQSFGAFLASGITFILDGDANDYVGKGLSGGRIIIKPPQNSKFESDENVIIGNTCFYGATSGYAFIAGSVGERFAVRNSGATLVVERIKGNNAFEYMTGGRAVVLSQMESLNAFSGATGGIAYCLTSDYDDLVGKINLDTIELQSLSDPVEIAFVKNLIQEHYNYTKSELAARILHNFNHYLKNFVKVIPLDYKKVLENEAAEKTKEKERSANEYLRTFSKKLNLSADATNGEVSKLLSKKNQAAARPISIKATLAEPKVVDLEDAVQNPDQEDNIKKLDRINGFIKYKLRHEEYRNVATRTKDWKELTSAITKKAAKFQTARCMDCGVPFCTSDTGCPISNVIPKFNELVFKNQWKLALDKLLETNNFPEFTGRVCPAPCQGACTLGISEDPVGIKSIERLIIDNAFKEGWIKPCPPEVRTGRTVAIIGSGPAGLSCADQLNRAGHSVTVYERADRCGGLLMYGIPNMKLDKSIVQRRLDLLAAEGIEFVTNTEIGKDITMSELKSKFDSVVYAVGSTIPRDLRIPGRELKNIDFAMTLLKNNTQALLEKDLGTIRKHIEGKKVIVIGGGDTGNDCLGTSVRHGAASVLNFELLPQPPKERAKDNPWPQWPRVMRVDYGHAEVKEHYGRDPREFCILSKEFVGNENGEVTAIKTVRVEWKKSQSGVWQMVEVPGSEETYEADVVLLSMGFVGPELIEDPAVTKTRRGTIGTVSDMSYSVDGGKLFAAGDCRRGQSLIVWAIQEGRKCATAIDNYLMGSTNLPGNGGIVKRDYKLLEELASAF is encoded by the coding sequence ATGTCTTATCTTGCTTTTGTTTACTGTTTACATAGTACATCATTGGTGTTAGTACCTACGCTGAGTTACTGTCGTTTGGATACGCCTGGCACACACACACACACGCACGGTTATATACAGGCAAGCGACGTTACGACTGACCAACGCAAGGTAATGCTACACTCGGAGCCTTATGATGCGCTCCAAGAGGCCTACGAAGGCGGACAGCCTCTTGGCGAGCAGACGGAGTTGAGAGGCCAGGACGGTCATATCTCCTGGGCCAACGCCATTCCTGGCAAGCAGGGGTTGTATGATCCTGACTATGAGAAGGACGCCTGTGGTGTCGGCTTCGTGGCCAACATCAAGGGCGAGCCATCGCATAAGATCGTCTCGGATGCAAAATATTTGCTATGTAACATGACCCATCGTGGCGCAGTCTCGACTGACGGTAACGGTGACGGTGCCGGTATCCTGGTCGGGATTCCACATGAGTTCATGCAGCGGGAGTTCCGCATGGAGGCGGGTGTCGAGGTTCCCGCCAAGCATCAGTATGCTGTCGGTAACATCTTCTTCAAGAAGGATGCAGCAGAGGTCCTAGAGGCCTCGAAGCAAACTTTCGGCCAGCTAGCCGAGTCGCTCGACTTGCGGGTTTTGGGTTGGAGGGAGGTCCCACACGACTCTTCCATTCTAGGTTCCGTTGCGCTATCGCGCGAACCCACTATCCTACAACCGTTGGTTGTGCTGAAAGAGACTTATGGGCAGGAGATATCCGGTGAAGAATTCCAGGCTAAATACGAGACGACGTTCCGGATGCAGTTGTACATTTTAAGAAAGCAGGCTTCTACGGCCATCGGTATCCAGAACTGGTTCTACGTGTGCTCCCTAAATAACCGGACAATTGTGTACAAAGGTCAATTGACCCCTGCCCAGGTGTATAATTATTACCACGACTTGACCAATGCTCATTTCAAGTCTCACCTGGCGCTGGTACACTCTCGTTTCTCCACCAATACATTCCCATCTTGGGACCGTGCCCAGCCTCTGCGCTGGCTTGCACACAACGGTGAAATTAATACCCTAAGAGGCAACAAAAACTGGATGCGTGCGAAGGAAGGTGTCATGGCATCCGCCGTTTTCCAAGACCAACTGGAGAAGCTTTATCCGATTATCGAAGAAGGCGGATCCGACTCTGCCGCGCTGGACAATGTGCTAGAATTACTAGTGATAAATGGTGTTCTGTCATTACCCGAAGCGATGTGCTTGATGGTTCCAGAAGCCTACCACAAGGACATGGATTCTAACCTGAAGGCTTGGTTTGACTGGGCCGCCTGTTTGATGGAACCATGGGATGGCCCTGCGTTGCTCACCTTTACCGATGGCCGCTACACCGGCGCTACATTGGACCGCAACGGTTTGCGCCCATGCAGATTCTATATTACTTCAGATGATCGGGTTATCTGCGGCTCCGAAGTTGGTGTTATCCCTGTCGCAAATGAACTCGTTGTTTGCAAGGGTAAGCTAAAGCCAGGCGATATGTTGCTTGTAGACACGGAGAAGGGTGAAATGGTAGACACCAACATGCTGAAGAAAGAGTTTTCGTTGAGACAGGACTTTAAGTCATGGCTTTCAAAGGTGATTAAGCTAGATGACTTGTCCGAGAAAACCAAAAAGTACACTCCACAGGCCTTCACTCCATCGCATTCTACTGGTCATGTCCAGCAAGACCCCAGACTCTTAGCGCTTGGTTACACCTTTGAGCAGGTTTCCCTCCTTTTGATTCCTATGGCCCTACAGGGGAAAGAAGCATTGGGATCTATGGGTAATGACGCTCCTTTGGCTTGCTTGAACGAGGATCCTGTTCTTGTTTACGATTACTTCAGGCAATTGTTTGCCCAAGTTACCAACCCTCCAATTGACCCTATCCGTGAGGCGAATGTCATGTCCCTGGAGTGTTTTGTGGGTCCCCAAGGCAACTTGTTGGAGATGCATCCATCTCAGTGTGACCGTCTACTGCTGCGGTCTCCAGTTCTCATGTGGGATGAATTCGAGGCTCTAAAGAATATAGAGAAAGTCCATCCAACTTGGTCTACCGCACACATCGACATAACCTTCCAAAAATCTGAGGGGTTGCTTGGTTATACCAATGCTATAGAACGTATCACACAAGAAGCCTCGGATGCTATTGAGCAAGGCAAGAAGATACTGATGATCTCTGATAGGAAAATTGACGCTGAGCATGTGCCCATCTCCTCACTGATCGCTGTTGGAGCTATTCACCATCACCTAATCAGAAACAAGCAGCGCTCCCAGGTTGCTTTAATCTTGGAGACTGGCGAAGCCCGCGAAGTTCACCAGTTCTGTGTTCTTCTTGGCTATGGGTGTGACGGTATTTTCCCTTACTTAGCGATGGAAACCCTGGTCAGAATGAATAACGAAGGTTTAGTTCGGAATGTTAACGATGACAACTCTGATATTACAGATGAGCAACTGTTGCATAATTACAAGGAAGCAATTGACGGCGGTATACTAAAAGTCATGTCGAAGATGGGTATCTCTACTCTGGCATCTTACAAGGGAGCGCAGATATTTGAAGCTTTAGGTATTGATAACTCAGTGATTGATTTGTGTTTTGCCGGAACCGCTTCTAGAATTAAGGGTGTTACCTTTGAATACATTGCGCAAGACGCCTTTTCATTGCACGAGCGCGGGTATCCATCGAGGTTTACGATTAAGAGATCTGTCAACTTGCCTGAAGCCGGCGAATACCACTGGAGGGATGGTGGCTATAAGCACGTCAACGAGCCAAGTGCCATTGCTGCATTGCAGGATTCTGTCCGTAACAAGAACGAGGATGCATGGTCCATGTATGTTCAAAAAGAGATGGAAGCAATTAGAGACTGTACCTTAAGAGGTTTGTTGGATCTGGATTACGAGTCGTCTACAGCTATTCCACTAGAACAGGTCGAGCCATGGACTGAGATTGCCAGAAGATTTGCTACCGGTGCCATGTCTTACGGTTCCATCTCTATGGAGGCTCACTCTACCCTAGCGATTGCCATGAACAGACTAGGTGCAAAATCTAACTGTGGAGAGGGTGGTGAGGACCCTGAGCGTTCCATTGTTCACCCTAACGGTGACACCATGCGCTCTGCTATCAAGCAGGTGGCCTCTGCAAGATTCGGTGTAACCTCTCATTACCTTTCTGATGCAGATGAGATCCAGATCAAAATTGCTCAAGGTGCTAAGCCTGGTGAAGGTGGTGAGCTACCTGGCCATAAGGTTTCGAAGGAAATTGCGAAGACTAGACATTCTACCCCATATGTCGGCCTCAtttctcctcctccacaCCACGACATTTACTCTATTGAAGACTTGAAACAGTTGATTTATGATTTGAAGTGTGCTAATCCTCGTGCTGGCATATCTGTTAAACTGGTTTCTGAAGTTGGTGTCGGTATCGTTGCTTCTGGTGTTGCGAAAGCTAAGGCAGACCACATTCTTGTTTCCGGCCATGACGGTGGTACTGGTGCTGCTAGGTGGACTTCTGTTAAGTACGCAGGTCTTCCATGGGAATTGGGTTTGGCAGAGACTCACCAAACATTGGTTCTCAACGATCTACGTCGTAACGTTGTTGTCCAGACGGACGGTCAACTAAGAACCGGCTTTGATATTGCTGTTGCCATTCTCCTTGGTGCGGAATCGTTCACTCTTGCTACCATTCCTTTGATTGCTATGGGCTGTGTTATGTTGCGGAAGTGCCACTTGAACGCCTGTGCAGTTGGTATCGCAACTCAAGATCCTGTATTGAGAGCTAAGTTCCAAGGCCAACCGGAGCATGTAATTAACTTCTTCTATTATTTGATTCAGGACTTGAGAAAGATTATGGCGAAACTTGGCTTCCGTACTGTAACAGAAATGGTAGGCCATTCGGAGAAGCTAAGAAAGAGAGACGACGTTTCTACAAAGGCATTAAACATAGACTTATCGCCTATCTTGACACCAGGCCATGTTATTCGCCCTGGCGTTCCTACAAGCTTCACCAAAAAGCAGGACCACAAGTTACACGTCCGCCTCGACAACAAATTAATTGACGAGGCTGAAGTCACATTGGATAAAGGATTGCCAGTAACAATCGATGCCTCGATTATCAATACTGATCGTGCCTTAGGATCTACTTTATCGTATAGAGTATCAAAGAGGTTCGGTGAGCATGGTCTACCACAGGACACAATTGTTGTTAAAATCAATGGTTCGGCAGGCCAGTCTTTTGGTGCTTTCTTAGCTTCTGGTATTACTTTTATTCTAGATGGTGATGCCAACGACTATGTTGGTAAGGGCTTGTCCGGTGGTAGAATTATCATTAAGCCTCCCCAGAACTCTAAGTTCGAATCTGATGAAAATGTCATCATTGGTAACACCTGTTTCTACGGTGCCACTTCTGGCTATGCGTTTATTGCTGGTAGCGTCGGTGAGCGTTTTGCTGTCCGTAACTCCGGTGCGACATTAGTCGTGGAAAGGATTAAGGGTAACAACGCTTTCGAGTATATGACAGGTGGTAGAGCTGTTGTGTTGTCTCAGATGGAGTCATTAAATGCATTCTCCGGTGCAACTGGTGGTATTGCTTACTGTTTGACTTCTGACTATGACGATCTGGTTGGAAAGATTAACCTGGACACAATCGAGCTACAGAGCTTGAGCGACCCGGTGGAGATCGCTTTCGTCAAAAACTTAATCCAGGAGCACTACAACTACACAAAGTCTGAGCTGGCAGCGAGAATCTTGCATAACTTTAACCATTATTTGAAGAATTTCGTTAAGGTCATTCCTTTGGACTACAAGAAGGTTTTGGAAAATGAGGCTGCCGAAAAGACCAAGGAGAAGGAGAGAAGTGCAAATGAATATTTGCGGACATTCAGCAAGAAGCTCAATTTGTCTGCTGATGCCACCAATGGAGAGGTAAGCAAGCTTCTCTCCAAGAAAAACCAGGCCGCAGCTCGTCCGATTTCTATCAAAGCGACTTTGGCAGAGCCAAAGGTTGTGGATTTGGAAGACGCTGTTCAAAATCCTGATCAAGAGGACAATATCAAAAAACTAGATCGTATCAACGGTTTCATTAAATATAAGTTGCGGCACGAAGAGTATAGGAACGTTGCAACCAGGACAAAGGACTGGAAAGAGCTCACTTCTGCAATAACGAAGAAGGCAGCAAAGTTCCAGACTGCTAGATGTATGGACTGTGGTGTTCCATTCTGTACCTCTGATACCGGTTGTCCAATCTCCAATGTCATTCCAAAGTTCAACGAACTTGTCTTTAAGAACCAGTGGAAGCTTGCTCTGGACAAACTTTTGGAGACAAACAATTTCCCAGAATTTACCGGCAGAGTGTGTCCAGCTCCGTGCCAGGGTGCTTGTACCTTGGGTATCAGTGAAGACCCTGTTGGCATCAAGTCTATCGAGCGTCTCATCATCGATAATGCCTTCAAGGAAGGGTGGATCAAACCATGTCCTCCTGAAGTCAGAACTGGCCGTACTGTTGCTATAATTGGTTCTGGTCCCGCTGGTCTATCTTGTGCCGACCAGTTGAACCGCGCTGGCCACTCGGTTACAGTCTACGAACGTGCCGACCGTTGCGGGGGTCTTTTGATGTACGGTATTCCAAATATGAAGCTTGACAAATCCATCGTTCAGAGACGTTTGGACTTGCTCGCGGCAGAGGGTATCGAATTCGTGACGAACACCGAAATAGGCAAGGATATCACAATGAGCGAGTTGAAGTCAAAATTTGACTCCGTCGTTTACGCCGTGGGCTCGACCATTCCAAGAGACCTACGCATTCCAGGCCGTGAGTTGAAGAATATCGACTTTGCAATGACTCTGTTGAAGAACAACACCCAAGCGCTCCTAGAGAAGGACCTGGGCACCATTAGAAAGCATATAGAGGGAAAGAAGGTCATTGTCATTGGTGGTGGTGATACTGGTAATGACTGTCTGGGCACTTCTGTCAGGCACGGCGCTGCAAGTGTGTTGAACTTTGAGCTGCTACCACAGCCTCCAAAGGAGCGCGCTAAGGACAACCCTTGGCCTCAGTGGCCGCGTGTTATGCGCGTTGACTACGGTCACGCAGAGGTCAAGGAGCATTACGGCAGAGACCCCCGGGAGTTCTGTATACTCTCCAAGGAATTCGTGGGCAACGAAAATGGCGAGGTCACCGCGATCAAGACGGTCCGCGTGGAATGGAAGAAGTCGCAGTCCGGTGTATGGCAGATGGTGGAGGTCCCAGGCTCAGAGGAGACATACGAGGCCGATGTTGTTCTGCTCTCTATGGGCTTTGTCGGCCCTGAGCTGATCGAAGACCCTGCGGTCACAAAGACCCGCAGAGGCACTATTGGCACTGTCTCCGACATGTCCTACTCTGTGGACGGCGGCAAGCTATTCGCCGCAGGTGACTGCAGAAGAGGCCAGTCGCTAATTGTCTGGGCCATCCAAGAGGGCAGGAAGTGTGCGACTGCCATTGACAACTATTTGATGGGTTCTACAAACCTACCCGGGAACGGTGGGATTGTGAAGCGCGACTACAAGCTTCTCGAGGAACTAGCATCCGCTTTTTGA
- the PAR32 gene encoding Par32p (Syntenic homolog of Saccharomyces cerevisiae YDL173W (PAR32)): MSTEHRVTTGRGGAGNVATIKDAPSPKLVPQGSQTPVLLQPVYSTGRGGAGNMRPNVDPQLTRRAQDVDGDDILHDDRLSRSRSTQSEHQGLPARACSIGRGGAGNILSPTNSQPCAEKKPMAVFSRLRKRLFG, translated from the coding sequence ATGTCAACGGAGCACAGGGTTACTActgggcgcggcggcgccggcaaCGTGGCTACGATCAAGGACGCGCCCTCCCCAAAGCTTGTCCCCCAGGGTTCGCAGACGCCGGTTCTTCTGCAGCCCGTATACTCAACTGGACGTGGCGGCGCCGGCAACATGCGGCCCAACGTCGATCCGCAGCTCACGCGGAGGGCGCAGGACGTGGACGGCGACGACATCCTGCACGACGACCGTCTGTCGCGGTCGCGCTCCACGCAGTCCGAGCATCAGGGCCTGCCCGCGCGCGCATGTTCTATCGGGCGGGGCGGGGCCGGCAACATACTCAGTCCCACAAACTCGCAGCCCTGCGCCGAGAAGAAGCCCATGGCGGTGTTCAGTCGGCTGCGTAAGCGGCTGTTCGGGTAG
- the YCG1 gene encoding condensin subunit YCG1 (Syntenic homolog of Saccharomyces cerevisiae YDR325W (YCG1)) yields the protein MSCENEAVAGGMENEETNISQKIFRAIAEVFQAAQSTYAGHRRHTAVLNKIYAKCIDQGLHESFNLYFNKMVAKVLPLKKQETHGDRVIRLVASFISSNEAALRKQREAGGVDERLEQIFGSFVDQLIRFILRGAESRDKNVRYRVTQLLAVVMDSMGEIDEELYELIIWSMQKRVYDKEPNVRVQAIFCLTKLQDDDVGVADGAVDVATQKMMSIIQNDPSAEVRRAAMLNLVDTGTTRNLILERARDVSGVTRRLVYTRILKPMGIDIFRKLDSGVLERLLQWGLEDRDQTVRQACGKLIAFDWLNAIDGDIISLLDKLDVTQSNLAEKVLEAIFEFRRDVITTLKFPTEVWDNFTITTAFLMRCYYSYAVKNQMNDIIEENFPDAAVLSKYLKKYVEMRYTDSSLSDTDRRYLDFIIEQLLRISCEYDFSDEVGRRDMLNLVRNLLFTNRPTEALINIGLMVLKVLSINEKDFITMSVEIITDIRDEDIERQEHADTNRSAQNGPDQDDDAEDERALESFHEAVDNLVHGNDTGSGVHRAEMEERQPVPETLTLCLTLARYMLELVENPLSHNIMISSLIDTLITPAVRNTQGDIRELGVRCLGLCCLLDVDLAAESMYILGMCVSKGNASLKYMALQTIVDIFLVHGCKVVDGEGKVDSISLHKIFYKILKNTDLPECQALAAEGLCKLFLSDVFTDDDLFETLVLSYFSPANSNNEALIQSFAFCLPVYSYSHSTHQHRMARVASDVFLRLSLLWDELQNSSTKNNTSKERMLKPNAILQQLIDWTDPNKLVREDEETIAKAEYQLDFFLDLLKSYYRFERRDVKKMLVTNLSRFKITKNHTSLKIKEVVENLQDILDNDTVDKTCRTCLLGLIEDYKSLVEEIDENMTDRSQHQDNDTSVESHLDSESDDEDMEVATPSEDENIDIDSSCVSHHTLQKDVLNNGNDTSGETVTGHGSSSATVDGSETHESIPRKRNRLEEEEN from the coding sequence ATGTCCTGTGAGAATGAGGCCGTGGCAGGCGGTATGGAGAATGAGGAGACGAACATAAGCCAGAAGATCTTCCGAGCCATTGCGGAAGTGTTCCAGGCAGCGCAAAGCACGTATGCGGGGCACAGACGCCATACGGCGGTTCTGAACAAGATATACGCCAAGTGCATTGACCAAGGGCTGCACGAATCGTTCAATCTCTACTTTAACAAGATGGTGGCCAAGGTGCTGCCGCTGAAGAAGCAGGAAACGCACGGGGATCGCGTGATAAGGCTGGTTGCGTCCTTTATTTCGAGCAACGAAGCTGCGCTGCGGAAACAGCGCGAGGCAGGGGGCGTCGACGAGCGCCTAGAGCAGATATTCGGGTCGTTTGTAGACCAGCTTATCCGCTTCATACTGCGCGGCGCCGAGTCCCGGGACAAGAACGTGCGCTACAGGGTgacgcagctgctggcggtCGTGATGGACAGCATGGGCGAGATCGATGAGGAGCTCTACGAGCTGATTATATGGTCAATGCAGAAACGGGTGTATGATAAGGAGCCGAACGTGCGCGTGCAGGCGATCTTCTGTCTGACGAAGTTGCAGGACGATGATGTGGGCGTGGCAGATGGTGCAGTAGACGTTGCGACGCAGAAAATGATGAGCATTATACAGAACGACCCGAGCGCTGAGGTCCGCAGAGCAGCCATGCTGAATCTTGTGGATACAGGCACGACGAGAAACCTCATTCTTGAAAGGGCGCGCGACGTGTCCGGGGTTACGAGAAGGCTTGTTTACACTCGGATACTGAAACCTATGGGGATAGATATATTCAGGAAGCTTGATAGTGGTGTGCTTGAGCGGCTTCTTCAATGGGGGTTAGAAGACAGAGACCAAACTGTTCGGCAGGCATGCGGAAAGCTCATAGCTTTCGACTGGTTGAATGCGATAGATGGGGATATAATATCTCTGCTGGACAAACTCGATGTGACGCAGTCTAATCTGGCTGAAAAAGTGCTGGAAGCCATATTCGAATTCCGTCGCGATGTTATCACAACGCTGAAATTCCCCACTGAGGTTTGGGATAATTTTACGATTACCACCGCGTTTCTGATGCGATGCTACTACAGCTATGCAGTAAAAAACCAGATGAATGATATCATTGAAGAGAACTTTCCAGATGCAGCTGTACTTTCGAAATACCTCAAGAAGTACGTGGAAATGAGATACACTGATTCGTCTCTATCAGATACAGACAGAAGATATCTTGATTTCATTATTGAGCAATTGCTACGGATATCATGTGAATACGATTTTAGCGACGAGGTTGGAAGACGAGATATGTTAAATCTGGTCAGAAATCTATTGTTTACCAATCGGCCAACAGAGGCCCTAATAAACATCGGATTGATGGTCTTAAAGGTGCTCTCTATAAATGAAAAGGATTTCATCACGATGTCGGTAGAAATCATAACTGATATTCGGGATGAGGACATTGAAAGACAGGAGCATGCTGACACAAATAGATCCGCCCAAAATGGCCCCGATCAGGACGACGATGCCGAAGATGAGCGTGCCCTAGAATCCTTCCATGAAGCAGTCGATAATTTGGTCCATGGCAATGACACAGGAAGCGGCGTACACAGAGCTGAAATGGAGGAAAGGCAGCCAGTTCCAGAGACATTAACTCTATGCTTAACTTTAGCACGCTACATGTTGGAGCTAGTTGAAAATCCTTTGAGCCACAACATAATGATATCATCCCTGATTGATACACTCATAACCCCCGCCGTTCGTAACACACAGGGAGATATCCGGGAACTGGGCGTGCGATGCCTTGGTCTTTGCTGTTTGTTAGACGTTGATTTAGCTGCGGAAAGCATGTATATCTTGGGTATGTGCGTTTCGAAGGGTAATGCCTCGTTGAAATATATGGCTTTACAAACTATAGTGGACATTTTCCTAGTGCATGGTTGCAAAGTTGTGGATGGTGAAGGGAAGGTTGACTCTATATCCTTGCACAAAATATTTTACAAGATATTAAAGAATACTGATCTTCCCGAGTGTCAAGCGTTGGCGGCAGAGGGCCTCTGCAAGCTTTTCCTCAGCGATGTATTTACAGATGATGACCTGTTCGAGACACTTGTTCTCTCATACTTCTCTCCTGCAAACAGCAATAACGAAGCATTAATCCAATCGTTTGCCTTCTGTCTACCGGTATATTCCTACTCTCACTCTACTCATCAACATAGAATGGCCCGTGTAGCAAGTGACGTCTTTTTGCGGTTATCACTATTATGGGATGAACTACAGAATTCATCAACTAAAAATAACACTTCGAAGGAACGTATGCTGAAGCCCAATGCAATTCTTCAGCAGTTGATAGATTGGACAGACCCAAATAAACTTGTCAGAGAGGACGAAGAAACAATAGCAAAGGCAGAGTATCAATTGGATTTTTTTTTGGATCTCTTGAAGTCATATTACAGGTTTGAAAGAAGAGACGTAAAGAAAATGCTTGTGACTAACTTGTCTAGATTCAAAATTACAAAAAATCACACTAGTTTAAAGATAAAGGAAGTGGTAGAGAATCTGCAGGATATCTTAGATAACGATACCGTTGATAAGACTTGCCGAACTTGTCTACTGGGGCTAATAGAGGATTATAAATCGCTTGTTGAAGAAATTGATGAGAATATGACAGACAGGTCACAACATCAGGATAACGATACCTCAGTTGAATCACATCTGGATTCGGAGTCGGACGATGAAGATATGGAAGTAGCGACTCCTTCTGAAGATGAGAATATAGATATCGATTCGTCCTGCGTATCTCATCATACACTGCAAAAAGACGTTCTAAATAACGGAAATGATACAAGCGGTGAAACTGTAACAGGTCATGGAAGTTCCTCAGCGACCGTGGATGGTTCTGAGACACATGAATCCATTCCGCGTAAAAGAAATAGACTTGAAGAGGAGGAAAACTGA